A genomic segment from Anaeromyxobacter sp. encodes:
- the sucC gene encoding ADP-forming succinate--CoA ligase subunit beta has product MKIHEYQAKDILRKFGVAVPRGYLAATPLEAEGAARQLGGGICAVKAQIHAGGRGKGGGVKLARSPDEARSHAEAMLGMMLKTPQTGPEGQRVNKVYVEEGCRIARELYLGMTLDREVGRVAIMASTEGGVDIEKVAHDTPEKILRELIYPATGMLAFQARRLAFGLGLQGDSVNAFVRFATGLYNAYIATDASLAEINPLVVTVAGDVLALDAKMNFDDNALYRHPDIAAMRDPDEEDPRETQAKEHDLQYIALDGDIGCMVNGAGLAMATMDAIKLSGGRPANFLDVGGGADEEKVTAAFKILLSDPNVKCVLVNIFGGIMKCDVIANGIVVAARQVGLTIPLVVRLEGTNVELGKQILAQSGLAITPADDLGEAARKAVAAARLA; this is encoded by the coding sequence TTGAAGATCCACGAGTACCAGGCCAAGGACATCCTTCGGAAGTTCGGGGTGGCCGTCCCGCGCGGCTACCTGGCGGCCACGCCGCTCGAGGCGGAGGGCGCGGCCCGGCAGCTGGGCGGCGGCATCTGCGCCGTCAAGGCCCAGATCCACGCCGGCGGCCGCGGCAAGGGCGGCGGGGTCAAGCTGGCCCGCTCGCCGGACGAGGCGCGCAGCCACGCCGAGGCCATGCTGGGGATGATGCTCAAGACGCCCCAGACCGGCCCGGAGGGGCAGCGGGTCAACAAGGTCTACGTGGAGGAGGGCTGCCGCATCGCCCGCGAGCTGTACCTCGGCATGACGCTGGACCGCGAGGTCGGCCGGGTGGCCATCATGGCCTCCACCGAGGGCGGCGTGGACATCGAGAAGGTGGCCCACGACACGCCCGAGAAGATCCTGCGGGAGCTGATCTATCCGGCCACCGGCATGCTGGCCTTCCAGGCGCGCCGCCTGGCCTTCGGCCTGGGGCTGCAGGGCGACTCGGTCAACGCCTTCGTCCGCTTCGCCACCGGCCTCTACAACGCCTACATCGCCACCGACGCCTCGCTGGCGGAGATCAACCCGCTGGTGGTGACGGTGGCCGGCGACGTGCTGGCGCTCGACGCCAAGATGAACTTCGACGACAACGCCCTGTACCGCCACCCGGACATCGCGGCCATGCGGGACCCGGACGAGGAGGATCCCCGCGAGACGCAGGCCAAGGAGCACGACCTGCAGTACATCGCGCTGGACGGCGACATCGGCTGCATGGTGAACGGCGCCGGCCTGGCCATGGCCACCATGGACGCCATCAAGCTGTCGGGCGGCCGCCCCGCCAACTTCCTCGACGTGGGCGGCGGCGCCGACGAGGAGAAGGTCACGGCGGCCTTCAAGATCCTGCTGTCGGATCCCAACGTGAAGTGCGTCCTCGTCAACATCTTCGGCGGCATCATGAAGTGCGACGTCATCGCCAACGGCATCGTGGTGGCGGCCAGGCAGGTGGGCCTGACCATCCCGCTGGTGGTGCGGCTCGAGGGCACCAACGTCGAGCTCGGCAAGCAGATCCTCGCCCAGAGCGGGCTCGCCATCACCCCTGCGGACGACCTCGGCGAGGCGGCCCGCAAGGCCGTGGCCGCCGCCCGTCTGGCCTGA
- the mdh gene encoding malate dehydrogenase, translating to MATRKKLALIGAGQIGGTMALLCLQRQLGDVVLVDIMEGVAKGKALDLQETRGVLQADVAVSGGGVSDYSAIRDADVCIVTAGVPRRPGMSRDDLLKVNLEAITRVATGIKQYAPGALVIVVTNPLDAMVYAMYKVTGFPRHRVVGMAGVLDTARFQYFVGEAAGVSPQDVTALVLGGHGDDMVPLLRYSSIGGAPLGKFLDQARLDAIVERTRKGGGEIVALLGTGSAFYAPAVSAVTMAESYLNDSKRVLPCSVMLEGQYGVRGLFLGVPAVIGAGGVERVVEVDLDEGEQAMLARSVESVRRSVAETNL from the coding sequence ATGGCGACCCGCAAGAAGCTTGCCCTCATCGGCGCCGGCCAGATCGGCGGCACCATGGCGCTGCTCTGCCTGCAGCGGCAGCTCGGCGACGTGGTGCTGGTGGACATCATGGAGGGGGTGGCCAAGGGCAAGGCGCTCGACCTGCAGGAGACCCGCGGGGTCCTCCAGGCGGACGTGGCGGTGAGCGGCGGCGGCGTCAGCGACTACTCGGCCATCCGCGACGCCGACGTCTGCATCGTCACGGCGGGGGTGCCCCGCCGGCCCGGCATGAGCCGGGACGACCTGCTCAAGGTGAACCTGGAGGCCATCACCCGGGTCGCCACGGGCATCAAGCAGTACGCCCCCGGCGCCTTGGTCATCGTGGTGACCAACCCGCTCGATGCCATGGTCTACGCCATGTACAAGGTGACCGGCTTCCCGAGGCACCGGGTGGTCGGCATGGCGGGCGTGCTCGACACGGCGCGCTTCCAGTACTTCGTGGGCGAGGCGGCCGGGGTGTCGCCCCAGGACGTCACGGCGCTGGTGCTGGGCGGGCACGGCGACGACATGGTGCCGCTCCTGCGCTACAGCTCCATCGGCGGGGCGCCGCTCGGCAAGTTCCTGGACCAGGCCCGGCTGGACGCCATCGTGGAGCGGACCCGCAAGGGCGGCGGCGAGATCGTGGCCCTGCTGGGCACCGGCTCGGCCTTCTACGCCCCGGCCGTCAGCGCCGTCACCATGGCCGAGAGCTACCTCAACGACTCCAAGCGGGTGCTGCCCTGCTCGGTCATGCTGGAGGGGCAGTACGGGGTGCGCGGCCTGTTCCTGGGGGTGCCGGCGGTGATCGGCGCCGGCGGGGTGGAGCGGGTGGTGGAGGTGGACCTCGACGAGGGCGAGCAGGCCATGCTGGCCCGCTCGGTGGAGAGCGTGCGCCGGTCGGTGGCCGAAACCAACCTCTAG